The proteins below are encoded in one region of Aquisphaera giovannonii:
- a CDS encoding IS1380 family transposase, giving the protein MRTTVREKLRRSKRRLERRLENRPGEERESPMFTATDVHYELSSRARGIACGGVGALMMVARASGLIGDIDSRLKLLRRHLPYHESDHVLNVALNIAAGGSRIEHIELRRNDEAFLDALGAGRIPDPTTGGDFCRRFEGPDVLDLMDAFNAARLRVWRQQPAGFFERAIIDIDGTLVGTGAECKAGIDIAYDGTWGYHPLVVSLANTSEPPFLADRPGNRPSHDEAWVYEEKAIALCRRAGFREVLLRGDTDFSQTRRLDRWDDAGHVRFIFGLDAMPNLVALPEGAYGYLERPEPPIGTVPRERPERHKAKVVEAREFETIGTLEEMVAEFDYRPTACDRAYRVVVLRKRLARDKGQMRLFEEYRYFFFITNDRERPAEAVVLDANRRCNQENLVAQLKGGVHALATPVDDLVSNWAYMVMASLAWSLKAWSALLLPISPRHAERHEAQKRALLAMEFRTFRAAMIEMPCQIIRGGRRLIYRILSWNPWRGAFLMRLGASSE; this is encoded by the coding sequence GTGAGGACCACTGTCCGCGAGAAGCTGCGGCGGAGCAAGAGGAGACTCGAGAGACGGCTGGAGAATCGTCCCGGGGAGGAACGCGAGTCCCCCATGTTCACGGCCACCGACGTCCACTACGAGCTCTCCTCCCGAGCCCGCGGCATCGCCTGCGGCGGCGTCGGCGCCCTGATGATGGTCGCCCGCGCCTCCGGCCTGATCGGCGACATCGACTCCCGACTCAAGCTCCTGAGGCGGCACCTCCCCTATCACGAGTCCGACCACGTCCTCAACGTCGCCCTGAACATCGCCGCCGGCGGCAGCCGCATCGAGCACATCGAGCTGCGACGCAACGACGAGGCCTTCCTCGACGCCCTTGGCGCCGGGCGGATCCCCGACCCCACCACCGGGGGCGACTTCTGCCGCCGCTTCGAGGGGCCCGACGTCCTGGACCTCATGGACGCCTTCAACGCGGCCCGGCTCCGCGTCTGGCGGCAGCAGCCCGCCGGCTTCTTCGAGCGGGCGATCATCGACATCGACGGCACCCTCGTCGGCACCGGCGCCGAGTGCAAGGCGGGCATCGACATCGCCTACGACGGCACCTGGGGCTATCACCCGCTGGTCGTCTCGCTGGCCAACACCTCCGAGCCGCCGTTCCTGGCCGACCGCCCCGGCAACCGGCCGTCGCACGACGAGGCGTGGGTCTACGAGGAGAAGGCCATCGCGCTGTGCCGCCGAGCCGGCTTCCGCGAGGTCCTGCTGCGCGGCGACACCGACTTCTCGCAGACGAGGCGGCTGGATCGCTGGGACGACGCCGGCCACGTCCGCTTCATCTTCGGCCTCGACGCGATGCCCAACCTGGTCGCCCTGCCCGAGGGCGCCTACGGCTACCTGGAGCGGCCCGAGCCGCCCATCGGGACCGTGCCCCGCGAGCGGCCCGAGCGGCACAAGGCGAAGGTCGTCGAGGCCCGCGAATTCGAGACGATCGGGACGCTCGAGGAGATGGTCGCGGAGTTCGACTATCGGCCCACGGCCTGCGACCGCGCGTATCGGGTCGTGGTGCTCCGCAAGCGGCTGGCGAGGGACAAGGGCCAGATGCGCCTGTTCGAGGAGTACCGATACTTCTTCTTCATCACCAACGACCGCGAGCGGCCCGCCGAGGCGGTCGTCCTGGATGCGAACCGGCGGTGCAATCAGGAGAACCTGGTCGCGCAGCTGAAGGGCGGGGTGCACGCGCTCGCGACGCCGGTGGACGACCTGGTGAGCAACTGGGCGTACATGGTGATGGCGAGCCTGGCCTGGAGCCTGAAGGCGTGGTCGGCGCTGCTGCTGCCGATCTCGCCGCGGCACGCCGAGCGTCACGAGGCCCAGAAGCGGGCCCTGCTGGCGATGGAGTTCCGGACGTTCCGAGCGGCGATGATCGAGATGCCCTGCCAGATCATCCGAGGTGGCAGGAGGTTGATCTACCGGATCCTGTCGTGGAACCCGTGGCGTGGCGCCTTCCTGATGAGGCTGGGAGCCTCGTCAGAATAA
- a CDS encoding helix-turn-helix domain-containing protein, whose protein sequence is MDTHQPVACEGLATALTLADIARDARRCTRTIQRAVNSGQLPPHDFEVGRARYWRRATVEGWLAGRKGV, encoded by the coding sequence GTGGATACGCATCAGCCGGTCGCCTGCGAGGGGCTGGCCACAGCGCTGACGCTGGCGGACATCGCGAGGGACGCCAGGCGGTGCACCAGGACCATCCAGCGGGCCGTCAATTCGGGACAGCTGCCCCCCCACGACTTTGAAGTTGGGCGGGCGAGGTACTGGCGTAGGGCGACCGTCGAGGGCTGGCTGGCGGGGCGGAAGGGGGTTTGA
- a CDS encoding DUF3987 domain-containing protein produces the protein MLACKRPCVSLLACVGDNVVPVIPRHCQAGALARLVWGLADRPRSDLQPARADIPEDIVEGWEDLLRGLMGVPFQGPDRPLLVDFEADALREFEVWYSASVRRLETRGTSMDRLLRDAEVRSLDRVPGLALAFTLIDAVEAGDPIGEGVAIGPDVLCRAIELRSALSAHTEAALATLRA, from the coding sequence ATGCTCGCATGCAAGAGGCCCTGCGTGTCGCTGCTCGCCTGCGTCGGCGACAACGTGGTTCCGGTCATCCCGCGGCATTGCCAGGCCGGGGCGCTCGCGCGTCTCGTGTGGGGGCTCGCCGATCGGCCCAGGAGCGACCTCCAGCCGGCCCGTGCGGACATACCCGAGGACATCGTCGAGGGCTGGGAGGACCTCCTGCGCGGGCTCATGGGCGTCCCGTTCCAAGGGCCGGACCGCCCGCTGCTCGTCGACTTCGAGGCCGACGCCCTGCGGGAGTTCGAGGTTTGGTATTCCGCCTCGGTCCGCCGATTGGAGACGCGTGGCACCTCGATGGACCGCCTCCTGCGCGACGCCGAAGTCCGATCCCTGGATCGGGTGCCCGGCCTCGCGTTGGCCTTCACCTTAATCGACGCGGTCGAAGCCGGCGACCCGATCGGCGAAGGGGTCGCCATCGGCCCGGACGTCCTCTGTCGGGCCATCGAGCTGCGTTCAGCCCTGTCGGCACACACCGAGGCGGCGCTGGCGACATTGCGAGCCTGA
- a CDS encoding transposase → MGTEAPTPIVIPVRCAPKKAPCPRCGKRGRRKRTITRRVRTVTYKAVAYLEVTYGEYAARCECSTTFRNTHEGVIPRAAYDNKVRDLVLDRILKDGMSVERTLRSLRRDFLLDPSSGFVYDVLRDRAAQLDMATHRREVLDRFSGALCVDELHLGRFTLLLATDPLNDLPVAFALVAANDQSHMRRFLGNLKTWGLAPEVVVTDGSNLYPAVLAELWPDAAHQLCVFHVIKDINELILDAVRRMRTAMGRRGKAGRKKKRGRKGAKAKAAAKRRGLTVKEKAHFVFKHRHLIVKRRENLTEAERGDLKRALEYPPALATLRRFADRIYWVFDTPKDRHQAACRRSALVRDPAFLAVPELVKAMEQLDEGKFAKLMAYLNDPESRRVRTNNHVERTNRVFRFLEKVRYKWRRRRTLVRFVALTLDGIWREWTRAETRGREVPDEAGCGESQTQTTQQSSQSA, encoded by the coding sequence ATGGGCACCGAGGCACCCACACCGATCGTTATACCGGTTCGATGCGCCCCCAAGAAGGCTCCGTGCCCCCGGTGCGGCAAGCGAGGCCGGCGGAAGCGGACGATCACCCGCAGGGTCCGAACCGTCACCTACAAGGCCGTCGCCTACCTGGAGGTCACCTACGGCGAGTACGCCGCCCGATGCGAGTGCTCCACGACCTTCCGCAACACCCACGAGGGTGTGATCCCCAGGGCCGCCTACGACAACAAGGTCCGCGACCTCGTCCTCGATCGCATCCTCAAGGACGGGATGAGCGTCGAACGCACCCTCCGGTCACTCCGGCGCGACTTCCTCCTCGACCCGTCCTCGGGGTTCGTCTACGACGTGCTCCGCGACCGGGCCGCGCAACTCGACATGGCAACGCACCGCCGTGAGGTGCTGGACCGCTTCAGCGGCGCGCTCTGCGTCGACGAACTGCATCTCGGCCGCTTCACCTTGCTGCTGGCCACCGACCCCTTGAATGACCTGCCGGTGGCCTTCGCGCTGGTCGCCGCCAACGATCAGTCGCACATGCGGCGGTTCCTGGGCAACCTCAAGACCTGGGGGTTGGCCCCCGAGGTCGTGGTCACCGACGGGTCGAACCTGTATCCCGCCGTCCTCGCCGAGTTGTGGCCCGACGCGGCGCATCAGCTGTGCGTGTTCCACGTCATCAAGGACATCAACGAGCTGATCCTCGACGCCGTACGCCGGATGCGCACGGCGATGGGCCGGCGGGGCAAGGCCGGCCGCAAGAAGAAGCGGGGCCGCAAGGGGGCCAAGGCCAAGGCCGCCGCGAAGCGACGCGGCCTGACGGTCAAGGAGAAGGCGCACTTCGTGTTCAAGCACCGCCACCTGATCGTGAAGCGCCGCGAGAACTTGACCGAGGCGGAGCGGGGCGACCTGAAGCGGGCCCTGGAATACCCGCCCGCGTTGGCGACGTTGCGGCGATTCGCCGACCGGATCTACTGGGTGTTCGACACGCCCAAGGACCGGCACCAGGCGGCTTGCCGCCGGTCGGCCCTGGTGCGCGATCCCGCGTTCCTGGCGGTCCCCGAGTTGGTCAAGGCGATGGAGCAACTGGACGAGGGGAAGTTCGCCAAGCTGATGGCGTACCTGAACGACCCGGAGAGCCGGCGGGTGCGGACCAATAACCACGTGGAGCGGACCAACCGGGTGTTCCGGTTTCTGGAGAAGGTGCGGTACAAGTGGCGTCGCCGGCGGACGCTGGTGCGATTCGTGGCCTTGACGTTGGATGGCATCTGGCGGGAATGGACCCGGGCCGAAACGAGAGGACGCGAGGTCCCGGATGAAGCCGGGTGTGGCGAGTCGCAAACCCAGACTACACAACAATCAAGTCAGTCCGCATGA
- a CDS encoding FAD-dependent oxidoreductase translates to MNRRRFLEGTATGLAAMLAAAGGGMARKAWAAAAPREVAADLVVIGGGLGGCAAAIAAVESGLTVVLTEPTDWIGGQLTSQAVPPDEHPWIEQFGCNARYRDLRDGIRDYYRRHYPLTAAARADRHLNPGRGSVSRLCHEPRVGLAVLTAMMAPFASGGKLLVLLEHEPVRAEMQGDRLRAVVVRDRRTGAERSLVAPYFADATELGDLLPMAGVEFVTGAEAQAETGEPHAPAAARPDDQQGITCCFAMDYLDGQDHTIDRPEDYASWRDYAPRLTPPWPGKLLAPHYTHPVTLKPVAQPFDPRGAGAGLWNYRRIVDPRNFEPGTFPGSSGMTLVNWPQNDCWHAPLVGPGVTPEQAAEEVRRAKQLSLSLLYWLQTEAPRPDGKAGWPGLRLRPDVVGTADGLAKAPYIRESRRIRAEFTVLEQHVGTDARRKELGKADVSAAAFPDSIGVGCYRIDLHPSTGGTNYIDVSSLPFQIPLGALIPRRVENLLPACKNLGTTHVTNGCYRLHPVEWAIGEAVGTLAAHSLATRLPPRAVRNRPEPLAAFQKRLVARGVELTWPTLTPR, encoded by the coding sequence GTGAATCGACGACGCTTCCTCGAAGGGACCGCCACCGGGCTCGCCGCCATGCTCGCCGCCGCGGGCGGGGGGATGGCGCGAAAGGCCTGGGCCGCCGCCGCCCCCCGCGAGGTCGCCGCGGACCTCGTCGTCATCGGCGGCGGGCTGGGCGGGTGCGCCGCGGCGATCGCCGCCGTCGAGAGCGGCTTGACCGTGGTGCTGACCGAGCCGACGGACTGGATCGGCGGCCAGCTCACCTCCCAGGCCGTGCCGCCGGACGAGCATCCCTGGATCGAGCAGTTCGGGTGCAACGCCCGATACCGGGACCTCCGGGACGGGATCCGGGACTACTACCGCCGCCACTACCCGCTGACCGCCGCCGCCCGGGCGGACCGCCACCTGAACCCCGGCCGGGGCAGCGTCTCCCGGCTCTGCCACGAGCCGAGGGTGGGGCTCGCCGTCCTGACGGCGATGATGGCCCCCTTCGCGTCCGGCGGCAAGCTCCTGGTCCTGCTCGAGCACGAGCCCGTCCGGGCCGAGATGCAGGGTGACCGCCTCCGCGCCGTCGTCGTCCGGGACCGCCGGACGGGGGCCGAACGGTCCCTCGTCGCCCCCTACTTCGCAGACGCGACCGAGCTGGGCGACCTGCTCCCGATGGCCGGCGTCGAGTTCGTCACCGGCGCCGAGGCCCAGGCCGAGACCGGCGAGCCCCACGCGCCGGCCGCCGCCCGCCCAGACGACCAGCAGGGCATCACCTGCTGCTTCGCGATGGACTACCTCGATGGTCAGGACCACACGATCGACCGCCCCGAGGACTATGCCTCCTGGCGCGACTACGCGCCGAGGCTCACCCCGCCCTGGCCCGGCAAGCTGCTCGCCCCGCACTACACGCATCCGGTGACCCTGAAGCCGGTCGCCCAGCCCTTCGACCCGAGGGGCGCCGGCGCCGGCCTCTGGAACTACCGGCGGATCGTCGACCCCCGCAACTTCGAGCCCGGCACCTTCCCCGGGAGCAGCGGGATGACGCTCGTGAACTGGCCGCAGAACGACTGCTGGCACGCGCCGCTCGTCGGCCCGGGGGTGACCCCAGAACAGGCGGCGGAGGAGGTCCGCCGGGCGAAGCAGCTCAGCCTGTCGCTGCTCTACTGGCTCCAGACCGAGGCCCCCCGCCCCGACGGCAAGGCCGGCTGGCCCGGCCTCCGCCTCCGCCCGGACGTCGTCGGGACCGCGGACGGCTTGGCGAAGGCCCCGTATATCCGCGAATCCCGCCGGATCCGGGCCGAGTTCACGGTCCTCGAGCAGCACGTCGGCACCGACGCCCGCCGCAAGGAGCTCGGCAAGGCGGACGTCTCCGCGGCGGCCTTCCCGGACAGCATCGGCGTCGGCTGCTATCGGATCGACCTCCACCCGAGCACCGGCGGGACGAACTACATCGACGTCAGCTCGCTCCCCTTCCAGATCCCGCTCGGGGCGCTGATACCCCGTCGGGTCGAGAACCTGCTCCCGGCCTGCAAGAACCTCGGGACGACCCACGTCACCAACGGCTGCTACCGCCTGCACCCCGTCGAATGGGCCATCGGCGAGGCCGTCGGCACGCTCGCGGCCCACTCCCTCGCGACGAGGCTCCCCCCGAGGGCCGTCCGGAACCGCCCCGAGCCCCTCGCCGCCTTCCAGAAGCGCCTCGTCGCCCGGGGCGTCGAGCTGACCTGGCCCACCCTGACGCCCCGGTGA
- a CDS encoding helix-turn-helix transcriptional regulator translates to MPKPCAPRGDATAPQQPIEPLRDIDDLATILKACRRIVERYRASGRLPKPDFQLGRCPRWRPETIRAWIASGGVPAE, encoded by the coding sequence ATGCCCAAGCCTTGTGCCCCTCGGGGCGACGCGACCGCGCCGCAGCAGCCGATCGAACCGCTGCGCGACATCGATGACCTGGCGACGATCCTCAAGGCGTGCCGGCGCATCGTCGAGCGCTACCGAGCATCGGGACGGCTCCCCAAGCCGGACTTCCAGCTCGGGCGGTGCCCGCGGTGGAGGCCGGAGACGATCCGCGCCTGGATCGCCTCGGGGGGCGTCCCGGCCGAGTGA
- a CDS encoding ISAzo13 family transposase, translating into MQDSTTKQRIAVKFHDLAGLMDERMSRQWAAAEASAYGWGGVRAVSEAIGMSPHTIRKGSTELAGREANPDIPIPPRIRRPGGGRKRCTESDPELSAALELVVDPVTRGDPMSPLRWTCKSTTRLAEELTRQGHPASPSTVGRLLKAAGYSLQSNRKTKEGGGHPDRNAQFEHINAMVKAFQENGQPVISVDTKKKELVGEFKNGGREWQPSGHPQEVLVHDFMDKELGKAIPYGVYDVTGNQGWVSVGIDHDTARFAAEAIRRWWKKMGSRRYRGADRLLITADGGGSNGSRCRLWKVALQELARGLGIPLHVCHFPPGTSKWNKIEHRMFCHITQNWRGRPLVSHEVIINLIANTATDRGLTIQAELDPGSYPTGIKVTDEQLAAVNITPNAFHGEWNYSILPGKREK; encoded by the coding sequence ATGCAGGATTCGACCACCAAGCAACGGATTGCAGTGAAGTTCCATGACCTCGCGGGGCTCATGGACGAGCGGATGTCTCGACAGTGGGCCGCCGCGGAAGCGTCGGCGTACGGCTGGGGTGGCGTTCGTGCGGTGAGCGAGGCGATCGGCATGTCGCCGCACACCATCCGCAAAGGGTCGACCGAGTTGGCGGGGCGCGAAGCGAATCCCGACATCCCGATCCCGCCCCGGATTCGCCGACCGGGAGGCGGTCGGAAGCGCTGTACGGAGTCGGACCCCGAGCTGTCCGCGGCGCTGGAACTGGTGGTCGACCCAGTGACGCGCGGCGACCCGATGTCGCCGTTGCGCTGGACCTGCAAGAGCACAACCCGGTTGGCCGAGGAGTTGACGCGGCAGGGCCACCCCGCCAGCCCGAGTACCGTCGGGCGATTGCTGAAGGCCGCCGGGTACAGCTTGCAAAGCAACCGGAAGACGAAGGAGGGGGGCGGTCACCCGGACCGGAACGCCCAGTTCGAGCACATCAACGCGATGGTGAAGGCGTTCCAGGAGAACGGCCAGCCAGTGATCTCGGTCGACACGAAGAAGAAGGAACTGGTCGGAGAGTTCAAGAACGGCGGACGGGAATGGCAACCGAGCGGCCATCCCCAGGAGGTGCTCGTCCACGACTTCATGGACAAGGAGCTCGGCAAAGCGATCCCCTACGGCGTCTACGACGTGACGGGGAACCAGGGCTGGGTCAGCGTGGGCATCGATCATGACACGGCACGGTTCGCGGCGGAGGCGATCCGTCGTTGGTGGAAGAAGATGGGGTCGAGGCGCTACCGCGGGGCGGACCGGTTGCTGATCACCGCGGATGGTGGCGGGAGCAACGGTAGCCGGTGCCGCCTGTGGAAGGTGGCCCTGCAGGAATTGGCCAGGGGACTGGGGATACCCCTACACGTGTGCCACTTCCCGCCGGGCACCAGCAAGTGGAACAAGATCGAGCACCGGATGTTCTGCCATATCACACAGAACTGGCGCGGACGTCCCTTGGTCAGCCACGAGGTGATCATCAACCTGATCGCCAACACCGCGACCGACCGAGGCCTCACCATCCAGGCAGAACTCGATCCGGGCAGCTATCCGACCGGGATCAAGGTGACTGACGAACAACTGGCCGCGGTGAACATTACACCCAATGCATTCCACGGCGAATGGAACTACTCCATCCTGCCTGGTAAGCGAGAAAAATAG